In Helicoverpa armigera isolate CAAS_96S chromosome 22, ASM3070526v1, whole genome shotgun sequence, the genomic stretch ACGGCATGTCAGTCGCAGGCGTCAACTCACACGTGTTGCTACATGGCCACTACAAACCTAAggtaaaaaagttaaaagagCATCacctaaaaaacaaaagaatgataTAATAAACGAGAGTCATTTTGTTTTGCAGGATCTCGATCGTTACAAGACAAACATACCACACCTGGTGACAGTATCAGCGAGACACGACGTCGCTGTGAAGCATATTCTGGATGATCTGAAGGCAAACCCCATAGACCCCGAGCAGCTGAGGCTGTTCCACAATGCACATCAATCTAACACTTCGGGACACTTGGGCAGAGGATTTGTTATTCTAAGTAAATACTCCTTTCACATCTTAATAccaaacttaaattatattaatcgtGACATGCCGAAACCTACTCAATGAGGACGtaagagctctacctcactaggacgccatggccacgtcgccagcggcacaggtctggctacttctggcatccaaattcgccaagtcgagtggccatggcgtctcgactgtcaattgtttacgtcgttgCTGAAAAAATTGCACGCtgctggcgaccacattggcgactgtgtgagggaggtgcactttaccgtgtacattatagtggcaactGTGGCCACGTTGCCAagctgccacggtagccagaagccacgtaggggactgtagctcgtggccacgcctccaatttggcgatgttgccaaaccgtcgctaagtgagttaggttccatacatttcaatactaactgcttggatacgtagccggcgacgtcgctattggcgtcctaatgaggcagggctctaAATTATAACTATATTTTTCAGAGTCTGACGAAGAAAACAAAACCGTGAGCCTGAGTGAGAAGGCTGAGTATTTTGACGACGCTCTCAAGCCGCTGTGGTTCGTGTACAGCGGAATGGGCTCTCAGTGGACCGGTATGGGTGCGCAACTCATGCGCATTCCCATTTTTGCTGCCGCAATAGAACGGTACAGAatatattccaaaaatatttagagGATACTTACACAAACACCTCAATTTTCAACCAACTTTACTATAATTTCAGATGCCGAAAAGTACTTGAGCCCAAAGGAATCAATATTGTTGACATCATAACATCTTCAGATGAAAAGACCTTTGACAACATTTTACATTCCTTCGTGGGAATAGCTGCCATTCAGATTGGTCTTACTGATATTCTCCGAGCGGTTGGACTTGTTCCCGATGGAATTATTGGTGAGAACTGACATTCCTTAGAACGTACTATAACTTAGTAATGAGCCTCTCTTATATTGTTTTTGCTATGTAACCAGGTCACAGCGTGGGTGAGCTGGGATGCTCGTACGCCGACGGCTGTCTGACGGCGGAGGAGATGATACTGTCCGCCTACAGCCGCGGACTGGTGTCGCTCGAGACTCCCTTCATACGCGGCTCCATGGCTGCCATTGGTCTGGGATACGAACAGGTGAtcttattttactttcaatCAGTTCTATTTCCTACTGAACATAAGACATCTGAAAGTAATTTTGAAccctaacattatttttaaaagataaaaagttatgacatttttaaaagcgaACTTATACGAAATTGACTATGTAATTGTTGTAACGAAGTGTTATCGTTTTGTTCGTAGATTGCCCCGATGTGTCCTCCTGAAATCCAAGTAGCTTGTCACAATGGTCCTGAGTCCAGCACTATTTCGGGACCCGCTGACAAGATGCGCGAGTTTGTGGCTGAGTTGACTGAAAAGGGAATTTTCGCTAAAGAAGTTCCATGCTCCAACATTGCCTATCACTCACGTTATATTGCTGATGCTGGTGAGTATCCATAgtgcaaaaatgtattttcttctaTCTGAAGATACTTCTAAAAATAGTGTCCAAAATCAGGCgatgctaaaaaataatatgtacaaCGATTGTAACGATGGATTattaagcattattttttttgtaatgtaggTCCTCAATTACTCAAGTACTTATCCGACGTGATCAAGGATCCGAAGCCTCGCAGCGAGCGCTGGCTGTCGACGTCAGTTCCAGAGGAGAGGTGGGGTGAACCGCAAGCGAAGCTCTGTTCTGCTGAATATCATACCAACAACTTGCTTGTGAGTAAAGCACTCTGTGATTGTGATCCTTCCTTTTGAATCTATGAGGGCTAATTAAAAATCATCTTTATGTGTATAAAACGACTGTGCTATGTTTGGCTCGAATTTTAGAAAACGATATctaaaagaatttaaaacatCTTGCAGAGCCCAGTATTGTTTGAGGAAACGTCCCGACTGATCCCCAACAACGCGGTGCTGGTGGAGGTGGCGCCGCACGGGCTGCTGCAGGCCATCCTCAAGCGCTCGCTGCCGAGCTGCAAGAACATCGCGCTCACCAGGAGGAAGCACGACGATAACGCCTTCTTAGTACTCGAAGCTATCGGCAAGTGAGTAAACTATTGAGCTTAAGTCGCCTTTTCGCCTTACCTGATCGTAGGCGTGACTATTGTTCGAGATGGTACTGTAGAATCTTACATGTTGATCACATTAACACCTACTCGAACATCATGGTACCTGAAAACAATTCAGGTGATCCTATAGTATCCGTttctatgttttaattaaaatacgatTGTTTCAGATTGTTTATGGAAGGATACAATCCTAAAGTTCATGTTCTGTATCCAAAAGTTGAGCTGCCCGTGTCCACGGGAACACCATTCTTATCTCACCTCGTCAAATGGGCTCATGGTGAGAAATGGTAAgtagaattaaattttaatacataatcaGGCTAGCGTTATTCTTAATGAGGTGAATAAAACCGACCTCAGAGTAAATGGAAAGGCGAGACcacaatattatttcaattgattGTGTTCTGCCCTACAGAAAAGTAAAACTCCttttatccatttttttttgcatgatCCTTATTGTGACGTTCAATCAAAAATGTGAGTTTTATATACATTGTTTTCTTGTAGGCCTCTACCTTTCTACAACACAGCCAACAGAAAAACTGCTGCCACTTGCAATTACGTGACTTCCCTGCAGGATCTTGACAATGCTTACTTGCAAGGACACGTAATGCGAGGTAAGTGAGCACTGTACGTCTTTACTTTCAGTACCTCTCCCGGTCCCGTTGGACCAGACGCAACAGACATACGCTAAGCAAAGACAGCTAGCACACGTTGGGTTGGTTGACCTGAACGGCTGCAAACTCCAAACTCGTTTCTGAAATATATTCTTATGATAAATGCATCCATCCACAGGGCAAACGTTATTCCCGTATGCGGCTACTCTGGTGTTGGTGTGGGATGTGTTCTGCATGACTGCGGGTAAGCCGAAGAAGCAGCAGTCGGTGGAGTTCACTGACCTGCATCTGATCTCGCAACCGATATTACACGACCAGCGTCAACTTCGTCTGAACCTGTCTCTCCAGAGAGGAACTGGCAGGTTTGAGGTATCAGCAATACAACCTACCAAGTTATCCAAActtttgttatgaaataatagcttttgttaaaattaaataatattccttCACAGGTTTTGAATGAAGGCTCTCGAGTCATCAGTggtggtataaaaatatttgatactgaaaaatcaaaaccaaattatgACAGCGATACCACATTAAATGTAGAGCTCACACAAGATGATATTTATCGTTTATTGAGTGAAAGAGATTACTCGTACaggtaatttaatataaatacattattgcTTTTGAAATAATTCATTATGAGCCTTTTTTTACAATGAAACTAAAAGAAAGGTAAAAGTAAATGGCTTGCATTGTGTTCTCGCACAGCGGTGAGTTCCGCAGCATGGAGGGGTGTGACAGCGCGCTGAGCGCGGCGGCGCTGGCGTGGCGCGACAACTGGGTGACGTTCCTCGACGGATTGCTGCAGCTCAACATGCTGCGCCAGCCGCACCGCGCCGTCACGCTGCCCACGCACATCAGGAGCATCTCCATCGATGTCGACCAGCATGCTAAATGTGTGAAACAGTCTGCTGTTTCGGACTTCAAAGTTTCATTGAAAGCTTATGTCTCTGATCAGTACTACAATACCAAGTGAGAATAGATCTTGAAATCAGGTATTTCATTTTCTCCAAACAACGTCTTGACGTGCTCACTTGTTTACAGGTGCGGAGGAGTcataatacataacataaaatatgaaaaactgcctctgttgaaaaataaagaaatggtTCTAAAGTCTCTGAATTTCATACCTTTCAAAACCGAAATAGATGTAAGTATATGTTAGCCATCGAGGTTGGCCGGCTATAATGAAAGAAATAAGATATAACTATTACTTTGTGTTGTTGCAGGCATCATCTTCTCTTGAAGTTCACCTGCAAATTGTGGCGGAAAATTTGAGTAAAACAAATCTCAATGTAGTTGGAATAGTTAACGAACCATCAAATGAGTCTATATTCATCGAAATTGATAATGCTCTGAAGAACATTTCTAGCCTCAATATTAAATACTCGGAAATAAGCCGAGCTTCAGCAATAAAGAAACAAGCGAACTTGGAACTAAAAGATGTTGATCTTTTTCTCGTACAAAACCTATCAACTGATGATGAAGTaagtaaaaatctaaaatgaaatAGAGCAAATTCTGAAATTTATATACATTGTATCAAATTCTTATACTGAGCTATGAAAAGCAcatgacataattattatgaaaaaccaAAGAGCATAACTTAATAGGCTTTTCCCAAATTATTTTCACAGTTGTGTCAGTTACTGCATCGTACTTTGCAACGAGACCAATTCATAGTGAGCGAGGAGGACACGCTCGGAGGTCGCGCGCGGCCCTCGTCTCTGTACCGCGTGGTCTCCGCGCACAGAACAGTGCGCGACGGCAAGAAGCAGCAGTCGCAGCTGCAGCTGAGCCGCTGGGGAGCTGCCACGCCTGTCGCCACAACCACCACCACCGTGCGATCCCAAGCCGACATCCCGTACCTTATCTCAACACGCGATAACCTGGCCGCGGGACATCGCCTGTTGATCATAGCGCCGTACCCCTCACTGCCAGGACTCAAAGAACTTGTGAGCGGTTGGCGTAAACAAGATAACGGTAACAAGATCCAGCTGATCATGGTCGGCAAAGAGAGCATCGATAGCTTCTACTGCAGCGACGTACCAGATGTTGAACTGGCATATAATGTTGTGAATAATGTAAGAATtatgaattttgattttttaaatatttaaaatgaaaaggcTGGTCGTCTCTTGactaatatttgtatgttttagaACCAATGGGGAGGGGAGTACTATACCTCTTTGGTAGACTCTGCACCTGTAAGCAATGTGACTTTAAAATGCAACCAGTTCGGTGATTTTGATTCACTCACATGGGTCGAAACACCTGAGAACAACGAACCGGGAGTTAAAGTCAAGGTATCTTCAAACAACTTATTAACcaagttaaattaatttttaaataaactaagcGATTTTCAActgttacaaaaaaatcttctttcagGTTCACTACGCTGGTATCAGTTATAATGACACCAAGAAGGCTAGCGGAGCCTTGTCATTTGGACAAAACGTTATTAACGACTACGGAATGGATTTCAGTGGGACCACGGAAAGGTAATTTAAAACACACTGGATCCTCATGGACTTGAGAGTTGTTATTTTAGCTGTTTGACTTTGTTCCCCATCCTCCACAGAAATCATTGATGAACACCATTCACTACCTGTACATAATACTCAGGTAATACTCATAGGTACTCTTCGAGCATAATTACAAATATCTCCAGAAATGAAAATCTTGTAACTTGCAGAAATATTTAGCAAGGCCCTTTCCATGTATACTCTCAACCATAGTAAATTAGGTAGctccataataagaaaaataataattcaattttccCTATGACCAGTGGTGTTCGCGTGATGGGCTTGGTGCGAGGTGGAGCAGCCAGCAGCGTGGTGCGCGCGCAGTCGCAGCTGCTGTGGCCCGTGCCGGTACACTGGAGCCTCGAGGACGCCGCCACCGTGCCGCTCGCATACGCGCACGCCTTCTACTGTCTCGTGAGTACACCACACCAAGTCCTTCCAGCCCCTAATCAAGTACtgcaaaagtattaaaaaagaacatttttattcaataagtTCCTCGCATATCACCAAGAGAGcaggagatttttttttgtcaaaagaaGATTGCGTATTCATTGCATTCAATGACCCGGTTGTGTAAAAACATTGGTACATACTAATGTTAACATAACATAGCTCTTACCATACTTGCCTGCTACGTAAAACTTAATATAGTTTTTGTGTTCTAGGCCATTAAGCTGTACAAGAAGCTGGAACCCCATACAACTGTGCTGGTGCACGGAGGAGCCGGGACCTTAGGTCAAGCTGTCTTGTCAATCGTACTGGCTCACGGCTGCCAAGTATACACTACCGTTAGTGATATAAAGAAGAAACGATTCCTTCTCAAACTGTTCCCAGGATTGAAAGGTAGAACTCATGATTTTCTTTACAGTTTCATCTACAAATGACACGCCCCTTTAATTGGAATGTTCAGACAGCACAAGTTATTTAAGACAATGAGACAGAGCGTAGGACCCACAATTGTTCCCTGCGGCACACCGTAAGAAATTGGTTGCTTGTCTCTGGTGTGAGTGCCTGTCTTAAATCCGTTTGTCAAATAGCTCTCCAATAGTTTGAGTTGAAGTCTTCTGGCGCCTATCTTCCTACTTGTTTGTCTGATTGGGTAGAATGGAAATGGTGTCGAAAGCCTCGCCAAAATTTTGCGTGCGttgattttataactttatggtgtattatttgttttcagCTGAAAATATCGGCAATTCTCGTGACCATAGTTTCCGAGACATGATTCTAAATGCTACAGCAGGGAGGGGATGTGAAATTGTTATAAGCTCATTAAAAGGAGAGTTGAAGAAGGTTTGTTTTAATACATTTGATTGTGTATTTATCACCTTTTGagcattaaataaatcaaactctTCTATTCACAGTCTACACTCTGCTGTGGTGGTTTCGATGGAGTGTTTTTGGATATTTCACAACTACATAATCAAGAAGAAGACTTCGACTTCGGAATGTTCCACCTCACTAAGGAAAGAGCTTATACTACTGTTGATTTCTCAACCATATTTGACAGTGAAAATAGCAGTGAACGCAATGTATGTACACCACCACACAGTGGTTTTTAGCAGGGCAAGGCTtggcaaattatatttaaaatataattgtctTTCATCCAGGCTTTGCAGCGCATGATAAGTGAGGGAATCCGTGCGGGCTACGTACGTCCGCTGTCGCGAGTGACGTACTCCCCGCACGACGTCGCGCGTGCGTTCTATCTACAGGACGGTAGCCGGCACCGCGGCAGAGTGCTGCTTAGGATGCACGATGACACACTGACGGCTCAACCCAGGTATTTGGTGCCGACGTGTTATCAAACGTCATCAACTGAAttgattattttctaaatacataaatttaaaaagacTTGCAACTAAAGTATCTTCTTTTTTTAGATTGAAGTGCTCTACTGACGATTGTCATCTTATTATAAGCAACGATGAAACATTTGGGTTGCTGCTAGGTGACCGGCTAGTACAAAGAGGAGCTAAAAAGCTTTGTGTACACCTTAAGAGTCCTTCAGCTAGCTACATACAGTTGAAAATTCGGTAATATATAAAACCTTACTCTGactttatttttgactttttactttttctttctcTTATATGCTCTTTGATGTGCTTCCAGATCGTGGCAAAAGTTAGGTGTGAAAGTGGAAGTAATGTCGAACGAGTTATCAAAGGAGTCGGACATCTCCGCAGTGGTCAGTAACGCCCAGCGCCTCGGCCCAGTGGAAGGAGTTTACGTCACGCTGGCAGACAATCAACAACACATTGACGAAACTAAACTCAACACTTTGGATTTAGTATCGAGGAAGTTATGTAAAGATATCAAGTGAGTATCGTTCCCCATAATATCGTGTCTTTTGGTTAagaatagtgtttatttactgTACTAAACTGTCCTGTACTTTTATTGTCGATTGCCTTTAATTGAgcataaaataagaatttaccAGTAGACTACTACAGGAGCACAGTAGACTGACACGATGATGTCTTATTTTGCCAGATACTTTGCAATATTGAACACCGGTACTAATACTATTGGAAAGGACGTGATCCTTCGTCGAGTACATAACAGCTTGCCTGCAACAATGTTATCGTTGCCTGAAATAAACCTCGTGAGTACTTAAATTGCATTCACAGcttttttttatcatcccactgctagGTACAGGTCTTGTCCACTTAGGCTAAAGCCCCAGTGATATGGTAGGGCGTGGCCATCACCGACCCCAGAGACGACCAATCTGATGCTCTTACATTTTATCCACGTTagctttttacttattttactttctaTTACCACGACGCAGACCTGTGGTAGGCCCTGTAAAAGCTAAATGAACACAATTcctttattaaagaaaaattgttttagGCACTGAACAAAGTATTATTTTCACAGGAATCTCATAACGAGGTTGTATTGTACCGAGGTGCGGTTGACCTGACCGAGAAAGCTCTGCGTGGCATACAGCACGTTCTTCTTGCGAGCACCGTTCCTGAACATCAAACTTCGctcctacaaaaaattgtcGCCCTCGCAGGTAAAATTCTAATCCTAGAAGTAACTTCAGCGtttgtgatataaataattaagataatgtTTTGTGTAAGTGTTGGGCAAAAGTAAAACTAAGTATCACTACCCTAGGTCTATGTAGGCTTAGGAAAGTGCTACTTGTTAAATAGGACGAACGACGATGGCAAATATTAATGAAAGAATAGATACTAttaaattagataaatattaaatattaacacaaaaacaaacatgtttacAGGGATAACTTTCAAGGAGACGCCGGATAAGAATACAACGTTGGAGGAATTGGGTGTATTAAATGACAACGTTcaaaaaatatctcaattttTGAAATTAACTTATAATATTGTGTTCGACGAAACGGAAATTCCCTCCCTCACTGTTGAAACGTAAGTATATCTCTCACCACGGTCTAGTAATGTTGGAGCCTTTTAAATTTCTTCTTTTTAACAATTAGCTTTAATTTTTAACCATTTTGGGCTCATAGTTCTACCGTAGTTCACATGTGGTCATTGCAGAATTGACTTTAAGATATTCAATTTTCTTTCAAGGATACAACAAATAGAAAGTTCAATCACCAAACCAGAATTCAAAGATGAAAAGGGCTTGTCTACCTTCTTCACGTATGTGGACGCAGATGAACTTGTCGCAACAACAGACTTCGTTTGTTTGCCCAGCCTTGTCAACAATTCTTCAATGGTAATTATTCATCCTATTGTTATAGCTAAGACCATGTTATGGTGGAGTTTTACCAGGTGATACATTATTGTAATCACGACTCACTTCAGAAAGATCTATCTTCATATTCTTTCCTTAACCTTATTGTTTGATTGATGTTTTGCAGAGAGACGATGAATTCGACGCAACCCAAACCTACCTGTGCATAGTGCCGGGCATGGAGGGACATCACGAGCGGTTCCGGCTGCTGTGCGAGCGCCTCAAGCTGCCCGCCATTGTACTGCAGCCGGGGCTCGACCGCCCTAACGAAACTGTACAGGAAACTGCTAAACGATTCGTTGACGTAAGTAACCCTCCTGAAGCTGTTTAGTTAAGCTGCTGCAGGAGACACTAGTTAAAatcaaattttcattttaggTGTTCTTGAAGAAGACGGGATTGAAAAATAACTTCTACCTCTTAGGCTATGAAACAGGAATCGCGATAGCATTAGAGATGGTGGCTCTTTTGGAAGACCGAGGTAAGAGATCAGATTAATTTTCTCACAGAATAATTTGTACCAGCCAATTGGAGtactaataaatatgtattccaGGTTTGACGGGCACATTATATTGCATCGGGTTCGCACCAGACGAGCTCAAGGTGGAGTTGGAGGAGCAGTTGTCGGAGTTTGCTCGCGAAGAGGAGCTGCAGAACTCCGTGGCGCGGCACATGTTCACTCTGATGGCGGGCGGCGACGCTCGCGGGCTGGGCGGGCTGCAGGCAGCTCGCACGTGGGCGCAGAAGGTGGAGTTGTGCGTGCGCACTCTGCTGGGGCGCGTGCCGCACTCGGCGCAGTACGCGCGCGCGCTGCTGGAGACGGCGCTGTCGCGCATCCAGCGCGCGCGCACGTGCCGCGCGCGCCGCGCGCTGCGCTGCGTGCTgctgcgcgccgccgccgcgcgcccaCAGCCGCCCGCGCGCGCGCTGCAGCACCACTCTCAGCTGCCCGTCGTCGTGCACCAGCTGACCTCACCGCTAGCACACGCCACCGCAGACTTGCAGTGCGCCGCCGTCATCAACAGATACCTGCACCCCGACATACTGCAACACTTCGATAATAAGAACATTTGTGACACATACCTTCTTAATGCTGATTCCTTCATGTCTCTTGACGGTCCGTCcgttaagtaatttttatgtaattgatatatgtaattaaaattaaatgcacaTTTATTATTCTTGTACTTGTTTCAACATTTAATCATGGGTACGTCATTATAACTGTGATGGTTCTGCTCTCCGAAAAATGTTATCTAACTGATATCAAGTGAATGTTCATtgcttttacattaaaataaacttatgtatCTATCAAATGTTCGTTTTTGATGAATATAATCAAATCTTACCTACAACGGCTTAGAGCCTGAAGAAgagaaatgtattttctttcttctttctttctttcatctAGTAGTTACATTTATGGGTGAACACTTACCTTGAGTCTGTTATTTTCGTCATCTGGTACCACAGGGGGACTACAAAGTACATAAATGTGCACAAAGGGAAGTGTATAAGGGAGTAAATagggggagtatataaggaaatacataagggagtacataagagctATGTACAGCGAAAGAAGTGTGACTACATACagtaaaattggaataaggagAATAGCGAATCttgaatagttttttatattgttaaccgacttcttaAACAGGAGATTTTACTAAGTTATCTGGAACggcctgtttttttttacatagaatTATATAACTAACCTATATAAATGAGATTCCGTGGCCATAAGGTCTAGATCTAATGGTGGGCTTCGAAAGAAATCGAATGAAACTTATTATGCGCAGATTTGAACCTGATCTTATGCTGGAGACGAGACGCTGCATCGAGGAAAAACCGCAACGGAATATAGCTAGCTAGCccttgtttgggcttatattatgtACGTGTGTCTTTTATCAGAACTTTATTTCAAcattagttattaaaaaaactgttgacAGGGTTCAAgtcacacaaattacaaagttaACATGCATCCCACTTGCAAAAAACCTTATGTCTTTGTGCATTCACTTAATATtctcatccttcgagcctttttcccaactatgttgggggcggcttccagtctaaccggatttagctaaGTATCAGggctttacaaggaacgactgtcctatctgaccccctcaacccagttacctgggcaacccagtaccccttggttagactggtgtcagacttactggcttctgactacccgtaaggactgccaaggatgttcaatgacagccgggacctacagtttaacgtgccatccgaaacacagtaattggtACAGAACGTACagttcatacaaacttagaaaagttgcattggcacttgcctgacctggaatcgaacccgcgccctcatactcgagaggttggttctttgccaattaggccaccacgactttttcacACTCACTGTCACTTAATAATCTaatgacattattttgtttcgGCGGAAGATAAGCTTAGAGTTCTGTAATacattctttttttataattttcatagaCTTTTCCTTAAACcagagtaccagcgttttacatggagcgactcggctgtgcaatttcaaaacctagtatctgacaaattaaaaaaaaagcgtgtttttgcatttttcgacCTTATCGACCAcgtctatctgacctcaactGAGTCCCATATTTACAGATTATACGCACCTTTTAACTACAAAATTCACGAAGTTAATTGATGATGACAAAtagataataattgattgactgAATTTGAATAGTGAACTTGACTTAGACCAGGCCATTGTTGtttcttaatttaattacattcaaataaGCATATTAAACAGGTTATTCACACCGCTTGATTTGAATCATTAATAAGCATGGAGAGTAACAAAAGTAaatagtccgtcttttagataaacCTTAAATAATACGTAGTACCTTTaataatttaagagcccagctcttgtcggtggaGCTCCTTCCATCAGATGATCCAATAAGATGATCCAATAAGATAATAAGAGACAACTACTGTATAATATCGAGAACAGGAGAGGAAAAATGATGGGAAACCTTATATCTCTCgacaattttatcaaaaacatcgtggaagggaaggtCGAAGAAAAGAGGGGAAGGGATCGTCCTTTAATTATGGAGTCGTATATTTTCTTTGctctaaattataaaaaaaaatcgtatttcAGAAAAAAGCAATAACCAAACACCTTAACATTTGACTTCGAACATCTTCGGAAGCTCATTCTGGATCGATGTGGAATTTTTTATCTAATGGTAAACTCAACTTAATTCAAGTCTGTGCGATATTTTGTGAGTAAAATCCATTTCACGAAAGAATTTCAATTTGTGAAATGAACTTTTTTCAACTACCGTTAGGCACGCTCATAAATAATGGCACAT encodes the following:
- the LOC110370854 gene encoding fatty acid synthase, with translation MAPSPQESVPQEVLASSVSSGDRIVISGMSGLYPDSEHVKDFDEILYNKVNPVTEKGLRFKFNHPEVVQHSGSVPGLSYFDAQFFKVHYRLANCMDPMARKVLEQSYQAIYDAGVNPDELSGKKIGVYIGSCFSETEKACFYEASSRSGFGIAGCSKTMFANRISYWLNAKGPSMSIDEACCSSTAALEQAYLAISRGECEAAIVGGAFLCLHPQSSVHYGRIIKLCEDGKTKSFDEKADGCTKSEAINVLFLQKAKDALRIYADVLHVKSEYTGLLAGETGPRYGFYRDMSKTINFIKTFYEEAKVPAQAIEYIEAFGCALPEVDKMELQAIEEVFCKDRKDPLLVGSVMSNVGYNEAAAGITAITKVLLGYHHGVLAANLHCDNPRQDVAALREGRMRVVTDHEKFKRSYVAVNGMSVAGVNSHVLLHGHYKPKDLDRYKTNIPHLVTVSARHDVAVKHILDDLKANPIDPEQLRLFHNAHQSNTSGHLGRGFVILKSDEENKTVSLSEKAEYFDDALKPLWFVYSGMGSQWTGMGAQLMRIPIFAAAIERCRKVLEPKGINIVDIITSSDEKTFDNILHSFVGIAAIQIGLTDILRAVGLVPDGIIGHSVGELGCSYADGCLTAEEMILSAYSRGLVSLETPFIRGSMAAIGLGYEQIAPMCPPEIQVACHNGPESSTISGPADKMREFVAELTEKGIFAKEVPCSNIAYHSRYIADAGPQLLKYLSDVIKDPKPRSERWLSTSVPEERWGEPQAKLCSAEYHTNNLLSPVLFEETSRLIPNNAVLVEVAPHGLLQAILKRSLPSCKNIALTRRKHDDNAFLVLEAIGKLFMEGYNPKVHVLYPKVELPVSTGTPFLSHLVKWAHGEKWPLPFYNTANRKTAATCNYVTSLQDLDNAYLQGHVMRGQTLFPYAATLVLVWDVFCMTAGKPKKQQSVEFTDLHLISQPILHDQRQLRLNLSLQRGTGRFEVLNEGSRVISGGIKIFDTEKSKPNYDSDTTLNVELTQDDIYRLLSERDYSYSGEFRSMEGCDSALSAAALAWRDNWVTFLDGLLQLNMLRQPHRAVTLPTHIRSISIDVDQHAKCVKQSAVSDFKVSLKAYVSDQYYNTKCGGVIIHNIKYEKLPLLKNKEMVLKSLNFIPFKTEIDASSSLEVHLQIVAENLSKTNLNVVGIVNEPSNESIFIEIDNALKNISSLNIKYSEISRASAIKKQANLELKDVDLFLVQNLSTDDELCQLLHRTLQRDQFIVSEEDTLGGRARPSSLYRVVSAHRTVRDGKKQQSQLQLSRWGAATPVATTTTTVRSQADIPYLISTRDNLAAGHRLLIIAPYPSLPGLKELVSGWRKQDNGNKIQLIMVGKESIDSFYCSDVPDVELAYNVVNNNQWGGEYYTSLVDSAPVSNVTLKCNQFGDFDSLTWVETPENNEPGVKVKVHYAGISYNDTKKASGALSFGQNVINDYGMDFSGTTESGVRVMGLVRGGAASSVVRAQSQLLWPVPVHWSLEDAATVPLAYAHAFYCLAIKLYKKLEPHTTVLVHGGAGTLGQAVLSIVLAHGCQVYTTVSDIKKKRFLLKLFPGLKAENIGNSRDHSFRDMILNATAGRGCEIVISSLKGELKKSTLCCGGFDGVFLDISQLHNQEEDFDFGMFHLTKERAYTTVDFSTIFDSENSSERNALQRMISEGIRAGYVRPLSRVTYSPHDVARAFYLQDGSRHRGRVLLRMHDDTLTAQPRLKCSTDDCHLIISNDETFGLLLGDRLVQRGAKKLCVHLKSPSASYIQLKIRSWQKLGVKVEVMSNELSKESDISAVVSNAQRLGPVEGVYVTLADNQQHIDETKLNTLDLVSRKLCKDIKYFAILNTGTNTIGKDVILRRVHNSLPATMLSLPEINLESHNEVVLYRGAVDLTEKALRGIQHVLLASTVPEHQTSLLQKIVALAGITFKETPDKNTTLEELGVLNDNVQKISQFLKLTYNIVFDETEIPSLTVETIQQIESSITKPEFKDEKGLSTFFTYVDADELVATTDFVCLPSLVNNSSMRDDEFDATQTYLCIVPGMEGHHERFRLLCERLKLPAIVLQPGLDRPNETVQETAKRFVDVFLKKTGLKNNFYLLGYETGIAIALEMVALLEDRGLTGTLYCIGFAPDELKVELEEQLSEFAREEELQNSVARHMFTLMAGGDARGLGGLQAARTWAQKVELCVRTLLGRVPHSAQYARALLETALSRIQRARTCRARRALRCVLLRAAAARPQPPARALQHHSQLPVVVHQLTSPLAHATADLQCAAVINRYLHPDILQHFDNKNICDTYLLNADSFMSLDGPSVK